A genomic window from Lactobacillus sp. ESL0677 includes:
- a CDS encoding LacI family DNA-binding transcriptional regulator: MVTLLDVAKKANVSKMTVSRVINHPEQVTAELRKLVDDAMAELDYHPNYVAQALVNNRTNVVKFVTLEDIDTTEPYYMNLLFGIARGLSKKQYAIQLVTNRKQIKDGNFDGYLITGARFHDYALFDSLQKPFVLFGENHRGYDFVDNNNQLGGKIATEYALSRLYSHIVFIGIDVQEPFEYSRETGYINTLQKNKLIPQIFRIANHSHAAQKVIQDNFQQFKKDTCFICASDRIATGVVRQLLNEKARVPDDFGVIGYDGVFLDQVSNLKLTTIKQPIFEMGELLAKMLLQKIMQQGSPQGEAMLEPTLVRRESTR, encoded by the coding sequence ATGGTAACTTTACTTGATGTCGCTAAAAAAGCTAATGTATCAAAAATGACAGTTTCGCGGGTGATTAACCATCCCGAGCAAGTAACAGCAGAATTGCGTAAGTTGGTGGATGATGCAATGGCAGAACTAGACTATCATCCGAATTACGTTGCCCAAGCGTTAGTTAATAATCGCACCAATGTGGTCAAATTTGTTACGTTAGAAGACATTGATACAACTGAGCCATATTATATGAATTTATTGTTTGGTATTGCTCGCGGTCTGTCTAAAAAGCAGTATGCAATTCAATTAGTGACTAATCGTAAGCAGATTAAGGATGGTAATTTTGACGGGTATTTGATTACAGGTGCTCGTTTTCATGATTATGCCTTGTTTGACAGCCTGCAGAAGCCGTTTGTTCTCTTTGGTGAGAATCATCGCGGCTATGATTTTGTTGATAATAATAATCAACTTGGCGGCAAAATTGCGACCGAATATGCATTATCACGCTTGTATAGCCATATTGTGTTTATTGGTATTGACGTGCAGGAGCCTTTTGAATATTCACGAGAAACAGGTTATATCAATACATTACAAAAAAATAAGCTAATCCCGCAAATCTTTCGGATTGCTAACCATAGCCACGCAGCCCAAAAAGTGATTCAGGATAATTTTCAGCAGTTCAAAAAAGACACCTGCTTTATTTGTGCTAGTGATCGGATTGCAACAGGAGTTGTCCGACAATTGCTCAATGAAAAGGCACGTGTACCTGATGACTTTGGTGTAATTGGCTATGATGGTGTCTTTTTGGATCAAGTTTCTAACTTGAAGCTGACCACAATTAAGCAGCCGATTTTTGAAATGGGCGAGTTGCTTGCCAAGATGTTGCTACAAAAGATTATGCAGCAAGGCTCACCACAAGGTGAGGCAATGCTTGAGCCGACTTTAGTAAGACGAGAATC